From a single Rutidosis leptorrhynchoides isolate AG116_Rl617_1_P2 chromosome 5, CSIRO_AGI_Rlap_v1, whole genome shotgun sequence genomic region:
- the LOC139849383 gene encoding uncharacterized protein gives MPSKPVSLADDATNTQNNGQAGCTYKTFLSCEPYSFNGNEGPVGLTRWFEKLESVFRISGCRDADRTKFSSCMDQAFETSWEDLKRRMIEVYCPYDETVKIEWELQNLKLVGTNLASYNKRIFELAFMCPHMVTPEHRKITLYVKGLTENIQSGVTTSNLRTIQEAVEMAGELMDQVEQHHSGECLKKCDKCKRSGHVAAECKAGSNMCYGCGKEGHFRKDCPTASKNTEPARGRAFNINSNEARDDPKLVTGTFLLDNQHIYVLFDYGADKSFVSRDFCHRLKNHVSLLENLYSIELGMVI, from the exons atgccgtCGAAGCCAGTTTCCCTAGCTGAT GATGCAACTAATACTCAAAACAATGGACAAGCAGGGTGTACGTACAAGACATTCTTGAGCTGTGAACCATACTCGTTTAATGGCAACGAAGGCCCAGTTGGTttaactcgttggtttgagaagcttgagtctGTTTTCCGTATCAGCGGTTGTAGAGATGCGGATAGAACGAAGTTTTCGTCTT gtatggatcaggcttttgagacTTCATGGGAAGATCTGAAACGACGGATGATTGAAGTGTATTGTCCCTACGATGAAACTGTTAAAATTGAATGGGAACTCCAAAATTTGAAGCTAGTGGGTACTAATTTAGCCAGTTACAACAAGAGAATCTTTGAGCTCGCTTTCATGTGTCCGCATATGGTTACTCCTGAACACCGCAAGATCACTCTGTATGTGAAGGGATTGACCGAGAATATTCAAAGCGGTGTGACCACTTCGAATCTAAGAACTATACAAGAGGCTGTTGAGATGGCTGGTGAGTTGATGGATCAAGTTGAACA gcaCCATTCAGGAGAGTGTTTGAAGAAGTGTGATAAGTGCAAAAGGAGTGGACATGTGGCTGCAGAATGTAAAGCTGGTTCGAATATGTGCTATGGGTGTGGAAAAGAAGGTCATTTCAGGAAAGATTGCCCAACTGCTAGTAAGAATACTGAACCTGCAAGAGGAAGAGCTTTCAATATTAACTCCaatgaagctcgtgatgatcccaagctagtcacgggtacgtttctactTGATAACCAACATATTTATGTACTTTTCGATTATGGAGCTGATAaaagctttgtgtctagagatttttgccataGACTTAAGAATCATGTATCGTTACTAGAGAACTTATACTCTATAGAACTAGGAATGGTAATATAA